In Strigops habroptila isolate Jane chromosome 4, bStrHab1.2.pri, whole genome shotgun sequence, a single genomic region encodes these proteins:
- the DDB2 gene encoding DNA damage-binding protein 2 isoform X2: MAPVNQAKDKKHEKAHEHWPEEAKSAGKRKLDYKELGNEPQAKRLFVRKTSKPPAKIGWSRGASMMRNNRVLFHQLERQCSIVHYVYQNMLGGSIRAQLRQCLQLPFLRSLASYRLFRTASPFDRRVTCLEWHPTHPSTVAVGSKGGDIILWDYEVLTKTCFIKGKGPGDSLGDIKFSPYEAAKLFVASGDGTLSLQDLEGRAVQVISRAPDCGHEHHNVCCWYCSVDVSASCRAVVTGDNVGNVVLLSTSGEEIWKLKLHRKKVTHVEFNSRCEWLLATASVDQTVKIWDLRNIKNKMSVLHVLPHEKPVNAAYFSPTDGAKLLSTDQHSEIRVYSSSDWTKPQHLIPHPHRQFQHLTPIKATWHPRYDLIVAGRYPDPKFPGYTVNELRTVDVFDGNTGEMVCQLYDPNASGIISLNKFNPMGDTLASGMGFNILIWSREEMVAKKQEHLLKAMTEQGIGSWSLSRCGGQRQAKPGTKKLKANFVLGAGGDGNKKQRF; this comes from the exons ATGGCTCCAGTGAACCAGGCAAAGGACAAGAAGCATGAGAAGGCACATGAGCATTGGCCGGAAGAGGCGAAATCAGCTGGGAAGAGGAAACTGGACTACAAGGAACTAGGGAATGAGCCACAAGCAAAGAGGTTGTTTGTGAGAAAAACATCCAAACCTCCAGCGAAAATCG GTTGGAGTAGAGGTGCGTCCATGATGAGAAACAACAGAGTCCTCTTCCATCAGCTGGAGCGGCAGTGCAGCATTGTTCATTACGTGTACCAGAACATGCTGGGAGGCTCCATTCGGGCACAGCTCAGGCAG tgtCTGCAGCTGCCCTTCCTGCGCTCTCTTGCCTCATACCGCCTCTTTCGAACAGCAAGTCCCTTTGACAGGAGGGTGACATGCCTGGAATGGCATCCAACACACCCTAGTACTGTAGCTGTTGGTTCCAAAGGTGGAGACATCATCCTTTGGGACTATGAAGTACTTACTAAAACCTGCTTCATAAAAGGG AAGGGGCCAGGAGATTCTCTTGGAGACATCAAGTTCAGTCCTTATGAGGCAGCGAAGCTTTTTGTGGCATCAGGGGATGGCACCCTAAGCCTGCAGGACCTTGAGGGCAGAGCGGTGCAGGTGATCTCCCGTGCCCCGGACTGTGGCCATGAGCACCATAATGTTTG TTGCTGGTACTGCAGCGTTGATGTTTCTGCGAGCTGCCGGGCGGTGGTGACCGGTGATAATGTGGGCAACGTGGTTCTGCTCAGCACTTCTGGGGAAGAG atttGGAAGCTGAAATTGCACAGGAAGAAAGTGACTCACGTGGAGTTTAACTCCCGATGTGAGTGGCTGCTGGCCACAGCGTCTGTGGATCAGACAGTCAAAATCTGGGACCTCAGAAACATCAAAAACAAAATGAGTGTTCTTCATGTGCTTCCTCATGAGAAACCTGTCAATGCAG CTTACTTCAGCCCAACAGATGGTGCCAAGCTCCTCAGCACGGACCAGCATAGTGAAATCAGGGTTTACTCATCTTCAGACTGGACCAAGCCACAGCATCTGATCCCACATCCACATCGGCAGTTTCAGCACCTCACACCTATTAAG GCAACGTGGCATCCTCGCTACGACCTCATTGTGGCAGGTCGCTACCCAGACCCCAAGTTCCCGGGGTACACAGTGAACGAGCTACGAACTGTTGATGTATTTGATGGCAACACTGGGGAGATGGTTTGTCAGCTCTACGACCCAAACGCTTCTGGCATCATCTCG ctcAATAAATTTAACCCTATGGGGGACACGCTGGCTTCTGGCATGG GCTTTAATATTCTGATCTGGAGCCGGGAGGAGATGGTGGCCAAGAAGCAAGAACATCTTTTGAAAGCCATGACAGAACAGGGGATTGGAAGCTGGAGTTTGTCCAGATGTGGAGGGCAGAGGCAGGCAAAACCTGGGACAAAGAAACTCAAAGCTAACTTTGTATtgggagctggaggagatggGAACAAAAAGCAACGATTCTAA
- the DDB2 gene encoding DNA damage-binding protein 2 isoform X1 — protein MPIAGRPAGWSDRMAPVNQAKDKKHEKAHEHWPEEAKSAGKRKLDYKELGNEPQAKRLFVRKTSKPPAKIGWSRGASMMRNNRVLFHQLERQCSIVHYVYQNMLGGSIRAQLRQCLQLPFLRSLASYRLFRTASPFDRRVTCLEWHPTHPSTVAVGSKGGDIILWDYEVLTKTCFIKGMGAGGAITGMKFNPFNPSQLYTSSVAGTTALQDFNGNTVRVFTSTEDWDCWYCSVDVSASCRAVVTGDNVGNVVLLSTSGEEIWKLKLHRKKVTHVEFNSRCEWLLATASVDQTVKIWDLRNIKNKMSVLHVLPHEKPVNAAYFSPTDGAKLLSTDQHSEIRVYSSSDWTKPQHLIPHPHRQFQHLTPIKATWHPRYDLIVAGRYPDPKFPGYTVNELRTVDVFDGNTGEMVCQLYDPNASGIISLNKFNPMGDTLASGMGFNILIWSREEMVAKKQEHLLKAMTEQGIGSWSLSRCGGQRQAKPGTKKLKANFVLGAGGDGNKKQRF, from the exons ATGCCCATCGCGGGAAGGCCGGCAGGG tgGTCAGACAGAATGGCTCCAGTGAACCAGGCAAAGGACAAGAAGCATGAGAAGGCACATGAGCATTGGCCGGAAGAGGCGAAATCAGCTGGGAAGAGGAAACTGGACTACAAGGAACTAGGGAATGAGCCACAAGCAAAGAGGTTGTTTGTGAGAAAAACATCCAAACCTCCAGCGAAAATCG GTTGGAGTAGAGGTGCGTCCATGATGAGAAACAACAGAGTCCTCTTCCATCAGCTGGAGCGGCAGTGCAGCATTGTTCATTACGTGTACCAGAACATGCTGGGAGGCTCCATTCGGGCACAGCTCAGGCAG tgtCTGCAGCTGCCCTTCCTGCGCTCTCTTGCCTCATACCGCCTCTTTCGAACAGCAAGTCCCTTTGACAGGAGGGTGACATGCCTGGAATGGCATCCAACACACCCTAGTACTGTAGCTGTTGGTTCCAAAGGTGGAGACATCATCCTTTGGGACTATGAAGTACTTACTAAAACCTGCTTCATAAAAGGG ATGGGAGCTGGAGGGGCCATCACAGGAATGAAGTTTAACCCTTTTAACCCTAGTCAGCTGTACACTTCGTCAGTTGCCGGCACTACCGCCCTGCAGGATTTTAATGGCAATACTGTCCGGGTCTTCACCAGCACCGAGGACTGGGA TTGCTGGTACTGCAGCGTTGATGTTTCTGCGAGCTGCCGGGCGGTGGTGACCGGTGATAATGTGGGCAACGTGGTTCTGCTCAGCACTTCTGGGGAAGAG atttGGAAGCTGAAATTGCACAGGAAGAAAGTGACTCACGTGGAGTTTAACTCCCGATGTGAGTGGCTGCTGGCCACAGCGTCTGTGGATCAGACAGTCAAAATCTGGGACCTCAGAAACATCAAAAACAAAATGAGTGTTCTTCATGTGCTTCCTCATGAGAAACCTGTCAATGCAG CTTACTTCAGCCCAACAGATGGTGCCAAGCTCCTCAGCACGGACCAGCATAGTGAAATCAGGGTTTACTCATCTTCAGACTGGACCAAGCCACAGCATCTGATCCCACATCCACATCGGCAGTTTCAGCACCTCACACCTATTAAG GCAACGTGGCATCCTCGCTACGACCTCATTGTGGCAGGTCGCTACCCAGACCCCAAGTTCCCGGGGTACACAGTGAACGAGCTACGAACTGTTGATGTATTTGATGGCAACACTGGGGAGATGGTTTGTCAGCTCTACGACCCAAACGCTTCTGGCATCATCTCG ctcAATAAATTTAACCCTATGGGGGACACGCTGGCTTCTGGCATGG GCTTTAATATTCTGATCTGGAGCCGGGAGGAGATGGTGGCCAAGAAGCAAGAACATCTTTTGAAAGCCATGACAGAACAGGGGATTGGAAGCTGGAGTTTGTCCAGATGTGGAGGGCAGAGGCAGGCAAAACCTGGGACAAAGAAACTCAAAGCTAACTTTGTATtgggagctggaggagatggGAACAAAAAGCAACGATTCTAA